AATATATCTTTATATACTAAAATATTTTCTTTAAGTCTACCCTTTTCCCCTGCCCAGTTTGTAATTTTATCAAGTATTTCACAAGGGTAATCTAAACTTGATAAATATTTCGTATCTACTTCTAATTTCTCGTATTCATCTAAATCTAATATTTCTAATATTCTATTTCTTAAAAATATTTCATCATCTTTTTTAATAAGTTTTTTGATTATACTATATTTTAATAAGTTTTCTATTTCTAAATATATATTCATAATTCCCCTTTAATATTTCTTATTTTGCTCCCATTTCCATGCAGACATTACTATATCATCTAAACTATATTTTGCTTTATAGTCTAACTCACTAAGTAATTTAGTTGGGTCTGCAATTAAAACTGCTGGATCTCCCGCTCTTTTATCTGCTTCAACAATTTTAAAATCTACTCCTGTTATATTTTTAACTGTGTCTATTATTTGCTTTACTGAATAACCTGTACCATTACCTAGATTATAGTCCAGTGATTTATCATCTTTTAACATAACTTGCATACTTAATATATGTGCTAGGGCTAAATCATAAACATGTATGTAATCTCTAATGCATGTTCCATCAAATGTATTATAGTCTGTACCAAATATCTTTATATTTTCTCTGACACCTTTTGCAGCTTGCATTATTATAGGCATTAAATGCGTTTCAGGATTATGACTTTCTCCTATCATAGCATTCATATCTGCTCCTGCTGCATTAAAGTATCTTAGAATTACACTTTTTAATCCGTATGCCCTATCAAAATCTTTTAATATATGTTCTACCATAAGTTTAGACATACCATAAGGATTTATTGGTTTTTGTGGATGCAATTCATTAATTTTATCTTTTTTAGGTTCTCCAAATGTAGCAGCTGTTGAACTAAATACAAAATGTTTAATATTAGATTCTACCATTTGATTAAGTAAATTTATTACTTTTCCTACATTATTTTCATAATATTTACCTGGATCTATTACTGATTCTCCAACTTCAATAAATGCAGCAAAATGCATTACTACGTCTATTTTTTCTTGTTCAAAAACTTGTTTTAAATGCTCTCTATCTCCTAAGTCTCCTTTAATAAATTTAACTCCTAAAATATCAGCAACTTCTTTATGACCCTTTGATAAATTGTCATAAATTATTGGATTAAATTCTTTTTGCTCTTTTAACATTTTGACTGTATGTGAACCTATATAACCTGCTCCACCAATAACCAACACATTTTTCATTAGCTTTGACCCCCTTCAAAAGTATAAACTATACTCTCATAATACTCATTATCTTTTGTTGTAATTTCATAATATTTATCATCAATATTTATTCCATTAGGTAAATTTTGTGGCTCTAATGCAACACCTAAATGTCTTGGGTTTTCATTAAGACCATCTACATTTTTAACTAGATGCAAAAAATTACCTGCATACATTACTACATATTTTTGATTAGTCTTTATTTTCATACTAATACCTGTTTCACTGTCTTCTAGCATTATATCATAATCTTTTTTCTTATTTAATTCAAAAGGATGGTCATAATAGTAAGTTATGTCAAATTGAGAATTTTTTTCTCCTAAATTTTCTCCTATTAATTTTCCTTTTCTAAAATCAAATATAGTGTTATCTACCTTTTTTTTAGTTTTTGGTATCATATTATCTTTTAATTCCCAATAGTAATCTGCATTTATTGTAAGTTTATGATTTAATATTGTAGTATTTATTCCAGACAAATTAAAATAACTGTGATTAGTTAAATTTATATATGTATCATCATCTGATTTTGCTATATATTCTACATTTAAAGCATTTGTCTCATTTGATAATGAATATATAGCTTTAACCAATACTTTGGCAGGAAATAAAGGATTTTGGTCATAATATGACAATACTAATTTATCATCTAATATTTCATAATCAAATATTTTATTATTTAAACCATTAAGTCCACCATGTAAATTATTAGTTCCATTATTACTATCTAACTTATACTCTTTATTATTTAAATTAAATTTTGCATTTTCTATTCTACCAGAAGTTCTACCTATTAATGCTCCCATATATGAACTGTTATTATAATAGCAATTATAGTCAGAATATGATAAAACCATATTCTGACCATTATAAACTATTTTTTGTATAACTGCTCCTAAATTTAGTATATGCACTTCAAAATTATTATCTTTTTTTAAAATGAATTTTTTAATTTTATTTCCTAAATCATGGCTTGTTATTTTCATATTATCTACCTTTTTTATACTTTAACATATCTATTGCTACTGCAAATATTATTATTAACCCTTTAATTATATATTGCCAATATGGATTAACTCCTATATATGATAAACCATAGTTAATAACTGTGAAGATTATAACCCCAAGAACTACTCCTGAAATTTTACCAACTCCACCACTAAATGATACTCCACCTATAACACAAGATCCTATTGCATCCATTTCATACATGAATCCCATGTTATTTGTAACAGAACCAACACGGGCTGCTTCTAAAAAACCACCTGTTGCATACATTATACCTGATAACATATATATTAATACTAATGTTACTAATACATTAACTCCTGATACTGTAGCTGCTTCTGGATTACCACCAACTGCAAATAGATTTTTACCAAATACAGTTTTATTCCATAATACCCACATTAAAAATACCGCTATTATAGCATATATTATTATTTTGGGTATTTCCATACCACCTAGTCTTATAAAGCCAACTATATTACTGTATGAGTCATCAAAACTTGCAACTGGCTTATTCCCTATATATTCATAATACAGTGAATTTAATCCATATACTATAGTCATAGTTCCCATAGTAGTAACAAATGGTACTACATTTAATTTAGCAACTATTATACCATTAAATAATCCTACTAATGCACCTATAAACATAACTAATAATAGGACTAATAAAGGGTTAGGTGTTGTATCTAAACTAGTAAATACCTTTGTACTAACTCCTGCTTTTTGTAATAATGAAGCAGATATAACTGCTGATAATCCTACTTGTCTACCTGCAGATAAATCAGTTCCTTGTGTAACTATAATCCCAGCAACACCTAATGCCAATATCATTCTAACTGATGATTGCATTAATATATTTTTTAAATTAATTAATTTTACAAATGATGGATCTTTAATTATTATCCCTATTATTAGAAACAATAATACTATATATAGTCCTGTGTCTAATAAAGTATTCTTTATTTTACTTTTGTCCATTTTTCCCTCCTATAAATACTTCGCTGTTAATTTCAAAATTTCTTCTTGATTAGTTGAGTTAGTATCAACAATACCTGCAACTCTACCATTACTCATTACTAATATTCTATCAGTAATACCCAATAATTCTGGCATTTCAGATGATATCATTATTACACCCTTATTATTTTTTGCTAGGTTTATCATCAGTTGATATATTTCATATTTTGCACCAACGTCTATACCCCTTGTAGGCTCATCCATTAATAATACTTCTGGATTAGTTAATAACCATCTACCTATTATTACTTTTTGTTGATTTCCACCAGAAAGATTACCTATATTAGTTTTTTGTGATGGTGTTTTAACTTTCATACTGTCTATTACCCATTTAGTTTCTGCATCTATTCTTTTATCATCTAATAACCAAAACTTATTTCTATATGCCTTAACATTTGCAAGTATAGAATTAAATTTAATATTTAACATTGAAAATATTCCTGTTTTTCTTCTATCTTCTGTTATTAAAGAAATTCTGTTTTTAATAGCATCTTTTGGTTCTGATATATTTATAGTTTTTCCATGTAATATAATTTCACCTGTTTCTTTTGGTAATACTCCGAATATAGTTTCAACTAATTCTGTTCTTTTAGCACCAACTAAACCTGCAATTCCTAAAATTTCTCCTTTTTTAAGATTAAAATTAATATCTTTTACAAATTTTGAATTTAAATTTTTAATTTCTAATATTATATCTTTTGGTTCATTTTCTTTTTTAGGAAATCTATTAGTTAATTCACGACCAACCATTAAATTTATTATATCATCAGTTGATAACTCAGACACTGATTTTGTTGTAATCCATTGTCCATCTCTTAGTATAGTTACTTCATCACAAATTTCCTTTATTTCTTCCATTTTATGTGAAATATATACTACACCTATTCCTTGTTTTTGCAATTTCTTTACTATTCTAAATAAATGTTGCACTTCATTTTCTGTTAGTGATGAAGTTGGTTCATCTAAAATTAAAACTTTTGAATCATATGAAACAGCCTTTGCTATTTCTAACATTTGCATTTGAGAAACACTTAATTTACTTACCTTTATTCTAGGATCTATCTTTATATCTAAATTCTTAAAAATTTCTAGTGTATCTTTATACATTTTCTTTTCATCTACTAAACCATTTTTTATAGGATATCTTCCTAACCATATATTGTCCATTACATTTCTTTGGATAACTTGATTTAATTCTTGATGAACCATAGAAACTCCATTTTCTAATGCATCTTTTGAATTTTTAAAACTTACTTCACTACCTTCTAATTTAATAGTTCCAGTATCTTTAATGTATATACCAAATAAACATTTCATAAGAGTAGATTTACCTGCACCATTTTCACCCATAAGTGCATGAACACTACCAGGTTTAATTTTTAATTGTACACCATCTAATGCTTTAACTCCTGGAAATTCTTTTGAAATATTTTCCATTTCTAATACATATTCTGCCATATTTCACTCCTTATTTTTAAAAAAGGTACCTATGAATGGGTACCCTTTTATAAATAGTCAACTATTATTTTTTGAATTCTTTATAGTTTTCTTTATCAACACCTACATAAGGTACTCTTACTGACTTATCAACAAGTTTCCAATTAGTTCCTTCTAATGGATCTTTACCTGCTGCAAGATTAGTTGCTAAGTCTAATACTGCTTTGGCTTGATTTTTACCGTCATTTAAAACAGTTCCAGAAAGTTCTCCAGATTCAATTAATAATATTGCTTCTTGCAATGCATCAACACCATATATAGGTAAAACTACGTTATGAGCTTTAGTTGCTTGTAAAGCACCTAATGCCATACCATCATTATTTGCTAAAATAACTTCAATTTTACTTCCATTTGGAGAAGATAACCATGCGTCAACTTTATCTTTCGCAAGTGCTGCGTCCCATAATCCTGTATCTTCAAATACTTTATCAGTTTTTATACCTTTTTCTTCAATAGTTTTAATAGAATATTCTGTTCTTGCTTCTGCATCTGGGTGTCCTGGTTCTCCTTTAAGCATAGCATATTGTATTATTCCATCACCATTTTTATCTAATTCAGGGTTTGCTTTCCAGTTTTTAACAAGTATTTCAGCTTGGAATACTCCTGATTCTTCTGGGTTATTCCCTACATAATAAGCCTTATCATAACTTTGTAAAACTTTTAATCCTGGATCTTTATTAAATAAAACAATAGGTATATTTGCTTTTTTTGCCTTGTCAACTATTGTTTGCCCAGCTGATGGGTCAACTAAGTTTATTGCTAATACATTAACACCTTTTGCTATTAAAGCATCAACTTGGTCATTTTGTATACCTTGTTGATTTTGTGAATCATTTAAGAATAATTCAACATTTGATTTTTCTTTTGCAAATGCTTCTAAATCATCTCTAAATGTTGCCATAAAGTTGTCATCAAATTTATAGATAGTAACACCTATTTTTGACTTCATTGCACCATCTTCTGATGCTTTTTCTTGTTTCTCTCCACAAGAAAACACTAGTAGTGATAATGCCACTACTGACATTAAAAATTTCTTCATAAGTTCCTCCTAAAAAATATTATTTAATCAATTTTAAATTTGCGAATAAATTATTCATTACTAATGATAATGCTCCATATTTTTCTGCATTATCACCTAATTCTGTTAAATGTAAATTAATCTTAGAACAAAAATTCTCTGTCAAAGAAGATTTAATTCCTTTCTCAAAATTTACTTTAAATATTTCCCCTGAATGTACTATATCTCCAGACACTATTATATCTTTAATATCTAACACATTCATTACATTACCTACTGTTTCTCCCACTTTATATGAGATATTTGAAACAATTTTAGCTAATACTTCATTACCTTTTTTGGCATTTTCATATATATCAACTATATTAATATCTTCTTGTACTATGTACTGACCTAATTTCTCATACTCTGTATGTACCATTAATTTTATCGAATTTTCAGAAAATTCTGTCTCAATACAACCAACTTTACCACACTTACATGCAAAATTAGAATTTTTATTAATAATAAAGTGTCCTATTTCTCCTGCTTGATTATTAGAACCTTTATATATTTTACCATCTATTAGCATTGAAGAACCTATACCATTTTTCATATATAGATAAAATATATTACCCATTTTTTTGGCTTTTCCAAATAGGATTTCTGCATTAAGCATTGCTCTTACGTCATTATCTATCATAGTTGGTATATTATATCTTTCTTCAACTAATTCTCCAATTTTAAAATTTGACCATTTAAAATATGGTGAGAATATAACATTCCTATTTTCTGAATCTATTATTCCGTTTAAGGCTAAACCTATTCCTACTATGTCGTTTTTATCGTATTTTTCAAAATAAGAATCTAATTCAGTTAGTAATAAATCAACTAAACTATCTTTTTTTTTCATAAAAAACTTTTTTCTTTTTGTTTCTATTATACTTCCATCTAACTTACCTACAGATATATCTATAAAATCAGCACCAAAATTCACACCTAAAATCATTTTGATATCATTTTTAATGCTCATAATTTTTCTAGGTCTTCCTTTACCTATATTTTTCACTTCTTCTTTTTCAAATATATACTCTTCTTTTCTTAACTTTTTAAGTATTTTTGATATTGCTGCTGGTGAAACATTAAGATTTTTTGCTAATTCTAACGAAGTTATTTCATTATTTTTAAGAATTAAGTCTAGTATCTTATACTCATTTTCATTTAATTTTACAATGTTCTTTCTCATGTTTTAATTCTACCTTGTTTTTTCTAAAATAAAAGTATTTTAAATTTTTTAAAAGTGCAGTTTATAAACTAAAAACACAATTATAAATTTAAGCCTTTTAAAAATGAATATTAATGGTCAAATTATTTTATTAACCAATACCTTAGTTTATTTTAATTTTATCTAAGTTCTTCTACTATTTCTGTTTTACTTTCAGTCTTTTCATCTACATTTTTTATTATCTTAGCTGGCATTCCTGCTACTACTACTCCACTAGGTACGTCTTTTGTTACTACTGCTCCTGCTGCTACAACTGAACCTTTACCTACTCTAACTCCTTCTAAGACCACAGCATTAGCCCCTATAACAACATTATCTTCTATAACTACAGGGTTTGCTGTTGGTGGCTCTATAACACCTGCTAGTACAGTTCCTGCTCCTATGTGGCAATCTTTACCTACAACAGCACGACCACCCATTACAACACCCATATCTATCATAGTTCTAGCACCAATTTTAGCTCCTATATTTATTATAGCCCCCATCATAATTACTGCCTTATCTCCTATTTCTACCATATCCCTTATAACAGCACCTGGCTCTATTCTAGCATTAATATTTTTTATATCTAATAAAGGAACTGCTGAATTTCTTCTATCACATTCTAAATAATAATTAGAAAGCCTATTTTCATCTACTATTTTTTTTATTAACTCATAATCTCCATGAATAAATTTCAAATCTTTCCCTATAACTTTTAACCCATAATTATTTGATATTTCTTCATCAGTTATTAAAGTAGTTAAAGTCTTTTTCACGCTATTTGATATAAAAGAAATAATTTCTTTTGATTTTTCTAATTCTGTCATTTTTATCACTACCTATCCTTTTTTATTCTATTGTATATATTTTAACACTTTATTTATTAACTAGCAATATATTTTTTTTAGTGATATAATTTTAGTATAGGGGGAAGTGAGTAAAATGTTAAAAATTTTAAGCCTAGATGGTGGGGGTCTAAGAGGTCTTTACCAAATACAAGTATTAAAAAAAATTGAAAAAGAATTAGGTAATTTAAATGATTATTTTGACATAATAATAGGAACAAGTGTAGGTTCTATGTTAGCTTGTTTTATTAGACTAGGTTATGACGTAAATACAATAGAAAAACAATATCTTGAAAATCTTAGAAAAACTTTTACTATAGCCGAAATATATGAAAATAATTTTAATAGCCTAAAAGAAATTTTAAAAAAAGAAAACCAAAAAGTTATAGGTATAGAAATTAAAGATGGAATAAATATTTTTAAAACGAATAATAAAACAGGTGAAAAATATAAGGCACATATGAGAGAAACACTTATTAATAAAAAAATAAATAAGCCTTTTTACACTATAAGTATTAATATTTCAGATAGAGAACCTAAAATATTTAGAGTAGATGAAAATAGTTCTACAAAAGATATTGTTGATGCCATAGCTTCATCAACTGCATTACCTGGACTATTTAAACCACACGAAATAAATGGTAAATTTTATTCTGATGGTGGTGTACTATATAACGACCCATCATTAGTAGCTTTAAGTATAGCATTAAAAATAGAAAAAGATGCTAGCAAAATAAAAATACTTTCTATTGGTACACTAGATGAAATAAATTCAAGCCAAAATATTTTTGACACTAAGTATTTGAAAAATAAGATGCTTGATTATTTAACTAAAGAAAATAATTTTTTGAAATATATTAAAAATAAATCAAACGATATAGATTTTATTAACTTTGTAGGACTTGGAAGTTTAGGGTCTTATGCACATAATTATACTTCATCATTTTTTGATGCCACTAATAAAGGGCATAGAGAAATATTAAATACTATCTTTAATTTATTCAATGCCAACGATAATTATCTTAGAATAAATCACAAAGTAACTAACAAGTCATTAGCCACACAGTACCTATATGAATACACAAAACTAGTATTTGATGATAAAGAATTAATAGATAAAATAAAAAAATGGGTTTAAACCCATTTTTATATTACTTCGATTTCTTATAAGATTCCAATTCTTTTAAGACATTACGAGCATTTTTCTCTTTATATTTCAAACCTTTTTTAGCATATGATATTGCTTTATCAATTAAACTTTCATCTTTATCATATAAATATTGTGCCATTTGTACATGGTTTACCTTCTCATCTAATAATTTTTTATAATATTTCATTTCATTATCTTCATCCCCTGCTTTAGCAGCAATTAAAAATAATTTACCTAATATTAATGCTCTATTTTCCTTTGTCATTTCAGCAAATTGTATTTGCTTATATGCTAATGGTAAAATAGCTTCTTTTTCATTAAAATGATTACTTAATGCCACATATATATCTGAAATATACACTTTATCATCAGAGTCTAATTTTAATGCTTTATTAGCTAGTTCAGTTGCCTCTTGATATTTTTTTATAGAGTATAACGAATTCATTAAGCCAAAATAATAATCTTTTCTATTTTCTAATGTCTCATTTTTATCTACAAAACTGTTTAATTTTGCAACTTCTTCGGCTTTATTTAATCTATATAATGCAAATGCTTCTTTTTCTATATATAGTATATTAGTATATTTTGTTCTAGTATTTAATTCTTTAATCAATATTAATTGTTT
Above is a window of Oceanivirga salmonicida DNA encoding:
- the mglB gene encoding galactose/glucose ABC transporter substrate-binding protein MglB produces the protein MKKFLMSVVALSLLVFSCGEKQEKASEDGAMKSKIGVTIYKFDDNFMATFRDDLEAFAKEKSNVELFLNDSQNQQGIQNDQVDALIAKGVNVLAINLVDPSAGQTIVDKAKKANIPIVLFNKDPGLKVLQSYDKAYYVGNNPEESGVFQAEILVKNWKANPELDKNGDGIIQYAMLKGEPGHPDAEARTEYSIKTIEEKGIKTDKVFEDTGLWDAALAKDKVDAWLSSPNGSKIEVILANNDGMALGALQATKAHNVVLPIYGVDALQEAILLIESGELSGTVLNDGKNQAKAVLDLATNLAAGKDPLEGTNWKLVDKSVRVPYVGVDKENYKEFKK
- the galE gene encoding UDP-glucose 4-epimerase GalE, coding for MKNVLVIGGAGYIGSHTVKMLKEQKEFNPIIYDNLSKGHKEVADILGVKFIKGDLGDREHLKQVFEQEKIDVVMHFAAFIEVGESVIDPGKYYENNVGKVINLLNQMVESNIKHFVFSSTAATFGEPKKDKINELHPQKPINPYGMSKLMVEHILKDFDRAYGLKSVILRYFNAAGADMNAMIGESHNPETHLMPIIMQAAKGVRENIKIFGTDYNTFDGTCIRDYIHVYDLALAHILSMQVMLKDDKSLDYNLGNGTGYSVKQIIDTVKNITGVDFKIVEADKRAGDPAVLIADPTKLLSELDYKAKYSLDDIVMSAWKWEQNKKY
- a CDS encoding patatin-like phospholipase family protein, whose translation is MLKILSLDGGGLRGLYQIQVLKKIEKELGNLNDYFDIIIGTSVGSMLACFIRLGYDVNTIEKQYLENLRKTFTIAEIYENNFNSLKEILKKENQKVIGIEIKDGINIFKTNNKTGEKYKAHMRETLINKKINKPFYTISINISDREPKIFRVDENSSTKDIVDAIASSTALPGLFKPHEINGKFYSDGGVLYNDPSLVALSIALKIEKDASKIKILSIGTLDEINSSQNIFDTKYLKNKMLDYLTKENNFLKYIKNKSNDIDFINFVGLGSLGSYAHNYTSSFFDATNKGHREILNTIFNLFNANDNYLRINHKVTNKSLATQYLYEYTKLVFDDKELIDKIKKWV
- the dapD gene encoding 2,3,4,5-tetrahydropyridine-2,6-dicarboxylate N-acetyltransferase, whose product is MTELEKSKEIISFISNSVKKTLTTLITDEEISNNYGLKVIGKDLKFIHGDYELIKKIVDENRLSNYYLECDRRNSAVPLLDIKNINARIEPGAVIRDMVEIGDKAVIMMGAIINIGAKIGARTMIDMGVVMGGRAVVGKDCHIGAGTVLAGVIEPPTANPVVIEDNVVIGANAVVLEGVRVGKGSVVAAGAVVTKDVPSGVVVAGMPAKIIKNVDEKTESKTEIVEELR
- a CDS encoding ROK family transcriptional regulator translates to MRKNIVKLNENEYKILDLILKNNEITSLELAKNLNVSPAAISKILKKLRKEEYIFEKEEVKNIGKGRPRKIMSIKNDIKMILGVNFGADFIDISVGKLDGSIIETKRKKFFMKKKDSLVDLLLTELDSYFEKYDKNDIVGIGLALNGIIDSENRNVIFSPYFKWSNFKIGELVEERYNIPTMIDNDVRAMLNAEILFGKAKKMGNIFYLYMKNGIGSSMLIDGKIYKGSNNQAGEIGHFIINKNSNFACKCGKVGCIETEFSENSIKLMVHTEYEKLGQYIVQEDINIVDIYENAKKGNEVLAKIVSNISYKVGETVGNVMNVLDIKDIIVSGDIVHSGEIFKVNFEKGIKSSLTENFCSKINLHLTELGDNAEKYGALSLVMNNLFANLKLIK
- the mglA gene encoding galactose/methyl galactoside ABC transporter ATP-binding protein MglA, with product MAEYVLEMENISKEFPGVKALDGVQLKIKPGSVHALMGENGAGKSTLMKCLFGIYIKDTGTIKLEGSEVSFKNSKDALENGVSMVHQELNQVIQRNVMDNIWLGRYPIKNGLVDEKKMYKDTLEIFKNLDIKIDPRIKVSKLSVSQMQMLEIAKAVSYDSKVLILDEPTSSLTENEVQHLFRIVKKLQKQGIGVVYISHKMEEIKEICDEVTILRDGQWITTKSVSELSTDDIINLMVGRELTNRFPKKENEPKDIILEIKNLNSKFVKDINFNLKKGEILGIAGLVGAKRTELVETIFGVLPKETGEIILHGKTINISEPKDAIKNRISLITEDRRKTGIFSMLNIKFNSILANVKAYRNKFWLLDDKRIDAETKWVIDSMKVKTPSQKTNIGNLSGGNQQKVIIGRWLLTNPEVLLMDEPTRGIDVGAKYEIYQLMINLAKNNKGVIMISSEMPELLGITDRILVMSNGRVAGIVDTNSTNQEEILKLTAKYL
- the mglC gene encoding galactose/methyl galactoside ABC transporter permease MglC, producing MDKSKIKNTLLDTGLYIVLLFLIIGIIIKDPSFVKLINLKNILMQSSVRMILALGVAGIIVTQGTDLSAGRQVGLSAVISASLLQKAGVSTKVFTSLDTTPNPLLVLLLVMFIGALVGLFNGIIVAKLNVVPFVTTMGTMTIVYGLNSLYYEYIGNKPVASFDDSYSNIVGFIRLGGMEIPKIIIYAIIAVFLMWVLWNKTVFGKNLFAVGGNPEAATVSGVNVLVTLVLIYMLSGIMYATGGFLEAARVGSVTNNMGFMYEMDAIGSCVIGGVSFSGGVGKISGVVLGVIIFTVINYGLSYIGVNPYWQYIIKGLIIIFAVAIDMLKYKKGR
- a CDS encoding aldose epimerase family protein, with protein sequence MKITSHDLGNKIKKFILKKDNNFEVHILNLGAVIQKIVYNGQNMVLSYSDYNCYYNNSSYMGALIGRTSGRIENAKFNLNNKEYKLDSNNGTNNLHGGLNGLNNKIFDYEILDDKLVLSYYDQNPLFPAKVLVKAIYSLSNETNALNVEYIAKSDDDTYINLTNHSYFNLSGINTTILNHKLTINADYYWELKDNMIPKTKKKVDNTIFDFRKGKLIGENLGEKNSQFDITYYYDHPFELNKKKDYDIMLEDSETGISMKIKTNQKYVVMYAGNFLHLVKNVDGLNENPRHLGVALEPQNLPNGINIDDKYYEITTKDNEYYESIVYTFEGGQS